One genomic window of Mus musculus strain C57BL/6J chromosome 4, GRCm38.p6 C57BL/6J includes the following:
- the Vwa1 gene encoding von Willebrand factor A domain-containing protein 1 precursor has protein sequence MLFWTAFSMALSLRLALARSSIERGSTASDPQGDLLFLLDSSASVSHYEFSRVREFVGQLVATMSFGPGALRASLVHVGSQPHTEFTFDQYSSGQAIQDAIRVAPQRMGDTNTGLALAYAKEQLFAEEAGARPGVPKVLVWVTDGGSSDPVGPPMQELKDLGVTIFIVSTGRGNLLELLAAASAPAEKHLHFVDVDDLPIIARELRGSITDAMQPQQLHASEVLSSGFRLSWPPLLTADSGYYVLELVPSGKLATTRRQQLPGNATSWTWTDLDPDTDYEVSLLPESNVHLLRPQHVRVRTLQEEAGPERIVISHARPRSLRVSWAPALGPDSALGYHVQLGPLQGGSLERVEVPAGQNSTTVQGLTPCTTYLVTVTAAFRSGRQRALSAKACTASGARTRAPQSMRPEAGPREP, from the exons GTTCCACAGCATCAGACCCCCAGGGGGACCTGTTGTTCCTGTTGGACAGCTCAGCCAGCGTGTCACACTATGAGTTCTCAAGAGTTCGGGAATTTGTGGGGCAGCTGGTGGCTACGATGTCTTTCGGACCCGGGGCTCTGCGTGCTAGTCTGGTGCACGTGGGCAGCCAGCCTCACACAGAGTTTACTTTTGACCAGTACAGTTCAGGCCAGGCTATACAGGATGCCATCCGTGTTGCACCCCAACGTATGGGTGATACCAACACAGGCCTGGCACTGGCTTATGCCAAAGAACAATTGTTTGCTGAGGAAGCAGGTGCCCGGCCAGGGGTTCCCAAGGTGCTGGTGTGGGTGACAGATGGTGGCTCCAGCGACCCCGTGGGCCCCCCTATGCAGGAGCTCAAGGACCTGGGTGTCACCATCTTCATTGTCAGCACTGGCCGAGGCAACCTGTTGGAGCTGTTGGCAGCTGCCTCGGCTCCTGCCGAGAAGCACCTACACTTTGTGGATGTGGATGATCTTCCTATCATTGCCCGGGAGCTGCGGGGCTCCATAACTG ATGCGATGCAGCCACAACAGCTTCATGCCTCGGAGGTTCTGTCCAGTGGCTTCCGCCTGTCCTGGCCGCCCCTGCTGACAGCGGACTCTGGTTACTACGTGCTGGAATTGGTACCTAGCGGCAAACTGGCAACCACAAGACGCCAACAGCTGCCCGGGAATGCTACCAGCTGGACCTGGACAGATCTCGACCCGGACACAGACTATGAAGTATCACTGCTGCCTGAGTCCAACGTGCACCTCCTGAGGCCGCAGCACGTGCGAGTACGCACACTGCAAG AGGAGGCCGGGCCAGAACGCATCGTCATCTCGCATGCGAGGCCGCGCAGCCTCCGCGTAAGCTGGGCCCCCGCGCTTGGCCCGGACTCCGCTCTCGGCTACCATGTACAGCTCGGACCTCTGCAGGGCGGGTCCCTAGAGCGCGTGGAGGTGCCAGCAGGCCAGAACAGCACTACCGTCCAGGGCCTGACGCCCTGCACCACTTACCTGGTGACTGTGACTGCCGCCTTCCGCTCCGGCCGCCAGAGGGCGCTGTCGGCTAAGGCCTGTACGGCCTCTGGCGCGCGGACCCGTGCTCCGCAGTCCATGCGGCCGGAGGCTGGACCGCGGGAGCCCTGA
- the Vwa1 gene encoding von Willebrand factor A domain-containing protein 1 isoform X1 — MQPQQLHASEVLSSGFRLSWPPLLTADSGYYVLELVPSGKLATTRRQQLPGNATSWTWTDLDPDTDYEVSLLPESNVHLLRPQHVRVRTLQEEAGPERIVISHARPRSLRVSWAPALGPDSALGYHVQLGPLQGGSLERVEVPAGQNSTTVQGLTPCTTYLVTVTAAFRSGRQRALSAKACTASGARTRAPQSMRPEAGPREP, encoded by the exons ATGCAGCCACAACAGCTTCATGCCTCGGAGGTTCTGTCCAGTGGCTTCCGCCTGTCCTGGCCGCCCCTGCTGACAGCGGACTCTGGTTACTACGTGCTGGAATTGGTACCTAGCGGCAAACTGGCAACCACAAGACGCCAACAGCTGCCCGGGAATGCTACCAGCTGGACCTGGACAGATCTCGACCCGGACACAGACTATGAAGTATCACTGCTGCCTGAGTCCAACGTGCACCTCCTGAGGCCGCAGCACGTGCGAGTACGCACACTGCAAG AGGAGGCCGGGCCAGAACGCATCGTCATCTCGCATGCGAGGCCGCGCAGCCTCCGCGTAAGCTGGGCCCCCGCGCTTGGCCCGGACTCCGCTCTCGGCTACCATGTACAGCTCGGACCTCTGCAGGGCGGGTCCCTAGAGCGCGTGGAGGTGCCAGCAGGCCAGAACAGCACTACCGTCCAGGGCCTGACGCCCTGCACCACTTACCTGGTGACTGTGACTGCCGCCTTCCGCTCCGGCCGCCAGAGGGCGCTGTCGGCTAAGGCCTGTACGGCCTCTGGCGCGCGGACCCGTGCTCCGCAGTCCATGCGGCCGGAGGCTGGACCGCGGGAGCCCTGA